DNA from Salmo trutta chromosome 14, fSalTru1.1, whole genome shotgun sequence:
TCTCCTACATGCGTCAGAAGAGTGTGGTCCCTCTATGAGGTAGCTCTCCTTGTTGAGTGAGTCGTCAAGGCTGTAATAACAACAAAAGAGACTGATCAGAACACATACAATGCCTCAAACTGACACAGAACACTTGTGTGACAAACCAATGGGAACACTGGTAGGATGTAGTGAAACTTACCCTCTGAGCTCAGACGGGTCCAGCTGAGGTTCTGCTTCTAGAGCTCCAGAACTCTCCTCCAGGGTACCCGATTTCGTCATCACTCTCCTCTTCAGAGGAGGAGAGTTTGATGATCCTGACACACCTTTGGATAAACAGGCAATGAGTACAGCCACAGAATTGTGTTCCATACATATGGCTAGTTTAGTGAAAGTGCAACACGGTGGCCCAATACATTCTCTAAGGATTCTGTCACCTGTGTGTATCCTTCCATCTCCACTGGGTCCTCCTTGAGGTATCTGATCAGTGCCTTTTGTAAAAGTTGATGGAAATCAAATGTTCGTCAAACACACTGTTCTACAGAAGCAATCCTGTCTATGTTAAGGCTGTCTCACACTGACCGGTAACGTGCCCCTCAcccgtcctcctcttcctcctcctcctcttcttcttctgtgtgTTGGGCTCACTGTCTCCGTTGTCAGTGAGCTCATCACTGGACCTACTGTAGCCTTCACACTCTTCCAGAGATTCTGAAACCATACAGGGTAGCTAGATCTCAGATTCAGGCtacagcaaaattaaggcagttctaTACAATTAAAAACATTACATCACACAACAGATTTCTCAACACATTAAGAGTGTAGCTGCAGCTGCCCTGAGAGCATTCTGAGAATTGGTAGTTTGGCACAAACAAAGTTAAAGAGGGATATGGGATCATGAAACAGTTATTCTTTCAGTCACTGGGGTGACACACTACAAGGAGCTTATTTACATTTCACATGTATTACTGCACTTGATTTTCTGAGAACTTTAGGGGAAGTTCTTTAATAAGGTATTTAAACATCAAACATAACCACTAAAAACGTAACATTGTATACATGGTAGGTAAGATGCTTCAGTACCTGAGAATAGTTTGACCTTAACAAGGTCATATGTCATCCAATTGGCTCCTGGCTTGTGTCTCTCTTTCAGAGCTTTCCTCCCATTGGCTGGAGGCCACAGGACCTTCCTGCCCACCACCCAGGTACTGGGAACCacaccctccacctcctcctggcCTTCCCTCCACACCGCACAGCACCAGAAGTCATCCGTGTTTTCATAGTCCTGGAACCCACATAGGAAGAAAGGATAAACATGCACTCTTTCATGTTTATTATAGTTATTACCAATGGTTTTTCATTTTCAGGTAGAACATCACATAATTCAGGCAGTTGAGGGGGTACGAGACCAGAGTAGTTGTTTGTTGACAACATCCTGTTCCCAGGATAGATTCTATGTTCTATTGTTCTACAAAGTTCTAGAGTTCTACATACTGAGCTTGACTAAATTAATATTTTAAGTCACCCGACTTAGCTGATTTTCAGCAGTTATGAAGCTCTCCCGCTTTGGAGGGTTGCTTCTTTCCGTTGAATCACCAGCTTCGCTCATTCACCCAACTTTTCACCTTCTAACATCTTCTTGACATCTAATGTTTTGAGGGACGACAATCATCCAAACCTCCACCACTAAATAAAAACGAAAAATCTGATGGTTTGTTTCAAGAATTCTGACATTTATTTACCAaaatacacaacacaacaatgTCCAAAACATCCCATTTACATCCAACTGCCCAATAACTAGTTTCATGCTTTAAAAATACAATAAGTAGTTTGGATGTTTATGTCCATTGACTTCCAAAATGTATTACAGAAAATTCTGTTTCAGTACTTGTAGGTGTAACAATGTAAAAATACCTTTTGACAATTGCTTTACATAGACAATGCCATTGAGGTAAAATGCTTGATTAGACACATTATTATAAATAGCTAGCCTAAACATTTTCAAATCATTTCCTACACCTGAAATGGATTTGAAATGGAGTTATAACCCCTATCCTGTACATTTTTACTTACACATCTACCGCATCTCCCTCATAGGCCTGGTAGGAAGGTTCTGTCCCTAGAATGTGTTACAAGGTGTCTTTTCACCTTGTTGGACTgactgaagctcttcccacagacAGGACAACTGAACGGTTTCTCACCTGTGTGGACTCTCAGGTGTACCGTCAGGTGTGCGGTCTGATTGAACCGTTTTCTACAGATATGGCACTGAtagggcttctcccctgtgtgaatcCTCTGGTGACCTTTCAACCTCCCTGACGAGCTAAAGGACTTACCACACAAGCCGCAGAGAAATGGCTTCTCTTTCATGTGCATTTGCATGTGTGCGTTTAAATGGCCCATATGTCTACAGGGTTTCCCACACACCTTGCAACACAATGCTGTGTTGTGGTGATTTTGAAGGGACTGTTCCATGTGTAGCGGTATCTGTAGCGCCTCAAACCCTGACAGTAGTCCTTCCCCACCTTCCACCCCCATCATACTTACACTGTTCTCACTCTGTGCTGCCGAAAGGTCAAGGTTCACTGACGAAGAGAATGTATTGGGGTCACTTGACGGATCAAATGGACAAACACCCAGTCCTTCAGTCTCTGTTTTGATTGGTTTGGATGTTGAGCTGGACAGAGAGCCTCCCCCTCTACTCTCCCCGGTGTGAGTTTGGAACTGACTGACTGAGGCGTGTTGAGGTGGGTTCTGATCATAGTCATCGTTTCCATTGGAAGGAGTCAATCTAGACTGAGAGTCCGGTCCTCTAAACTGATTTTCCTCCATACTGGTCCTTCCCTCCTGTTTCTCCATAGTCTGCCTTGGCTCTGGTTCCTGCTTTTGCCCAATGCCTCCCTCCTCCTCAGATTCTACAGGAGCAAAGGGCTCTCGGTCTGAAAGTCAAGAAGGGAAAATGTAGTGTTGTTAGCAAAGCACCTTTACTTGAGCCATCACGACCTGCTACCACACAGTTCTGAGTTTGAGTAGCTAGCTATTGAGGAACAGAATACACAGAATGTACTGACAACTATGTTCTTTTCAAGGAACATTTTTCGTAGCc
Protein-coding regions in this window:
- the LOC115207369 gene encoding uncharacterized protein LOC115207369 isoform X2, coding for MTKLQFLNVFLTERLMLAAQEIYKQVEETILEYQEEIIQGKRENDQLRRKFGIPWPDREPFAPVESEEEGGIGQKQEPEPRQTMEKQEGRTSMEENQFRGPDSQSRLTPSNGNDDYDQNPPQHASVSQFQTHTGESRGGGSLSSSTSKPIKTETEGLGVCPFDPSSDPNTFSSSVNLDLSAAQSENSDYENTDDFWCCAVWREGQEEVEGVVPSTWVVGRKVLWPPANGRKALKERHKPGANWMTYDLVKVKLFSESLEECEGYSRSSDELTDNGDSEPNTQKKKRRRRKRRTGTDQIPQGGPSGDGRIHTGVSGSSNSPPLKRRVMTKSGTLEESSGALEAEPQLDPSELRGLDDSLNKESYLIEGPHSSDAWDAVFPTSQSREGTFLSGQDVMGNLLNSTQSFPLPNDQFQEQVLGLLVDIRQSVWDLGGRVGVLEHWGGSRSSGTDFHFDVCRTHEDMANLEKVLEPPEVAAQMKQFLSRIGGNTLRENVTRVMERLMTNELMSTFNMKGRKGTKKSFLTHSLSKIIIDSIMITHPYATESAVMHLMANVLKYAPDRRGGGGRPPRQSPQVPHTQRQQHIQQHINIKQEQDY
- the LOC115207369 gene encoding uncharacterized protein LOC115207369 isoform X5, which gives rise to MTKLQFLNVFLTERLMLAAQEIYKQVEETILEYQEEIIQGKRENDQLRRKFGIPWPDREPFAPVESEEEGGIGQKQEPEPRQTMEKQEGRTSMEENQFRGPDSQSRLTPSNGNDDYDQNPPQHASVSQFQTHTGESRGGGSLSSSTSKPIKTETEGLGVCPFDPSSDPNTFSSSVNLDLSAAQSENSDYENTDDFWCCAVWREGQEEVEGVVPSTWVVGRKVLWPPANGRKALKERHKPGANWMTYDLVKVKLFSESLEECEGYSRSSDELTDNGDSEPNTQKKKRRRRKRRTGEGHVTGTDQIPQGGPSGDGRIHTGVSGSSNSPPLKRRVMTKSGTLEESSGALEAEPQLDPSELRGLDDSLNKESYLIEGPHSSDAWDAVFPTSQSREGTFLSGQDVMGNLLNSTQSFPLPNDQFQEQVLGLLVDIRQSVWDLGGRVGVLEHWGGSRSSGTDFHFDVCRTHEDMANLEKVLEPPEVAAQMKQFLSRIGGNTLRENVTRVMERWVLDTHTLLEF
- the LOC115207369 gene encoding uncharacterized protein LOC115207369 isoform X1; its protein translation is MTKLQFLNVFLTERLMLAAQEIYKQVEETILEYQEEIIQGKRENDQLRRKFGIPWPDREPFAPVESEEEGGIGQKQEPEPRQTMEKQEGRTSMEENQFRGPDSQSRLTPSNGNDDYDQNPPQHASVSQFQTHTGESRGGGSLSSSTSKPIKTETEGLGVCPFDPSSDPNTFSSSVNLDLSAAQSENSDYENTDDFWCCAVWREGQEEVEGVVPSTWVVGRKVLWPPANGRKALKERHKPGANWMTYDLVKVKLFSESLEECEGYSRSSDELTDNGDSEPNTQKKKRRRRKRRTGEGHVTGTDQIPQGGPSGDGRIHTGVSGSSNSPPLKRRVMTKSGTLEESSGALEAEPQLDPSELRGLDDSLNKESYLIEGPHSSDAWDAVFPTSQSREGTFLSGQDVMGNLLNSTQSFPLPNDQFQEQVLGLLVDIRQSVWDLGGRVGVLEHWGGSRSSGTDFHFDVCRTHEDMANLEKVLEPPEVAAQMKQFLSRIGGNTLRENVTRVMERLMTNELMSTFNMKGRKGTKKSFLTHSLSKIIIDSIMITHPYATESAVMHLMANVLKYAPDRRGGGGRPPRQSPQVPHTQRQQHIQQHINIKQEQDY